A stretch of Primulina tabacum isolate GXHZ01 chromosome 13, ASM2559414v2, whole genome shotgun sequence DNA encodes these proteins:
- the LOC142523183 gene encoding glycosyltransferase BC10-like, translating to MFDHIKLWKRMRRYIKDGRYQVAMTIMFGVFLTFLVLVLGMIVNDHFKKFILYENLQNSPLNAFLPFYMSNISKLNSNHRRFSSNQPRFNDSNMTYDLRFKWFSPKDIWHSMSDQELMWRASMVPHLNEYPFNRVPKVAFMFLTKGRLPLGPLWEIFFKGHEGLFTIYIHTSPEFGREPPESSVFYKRRIPSKEVQWGDITMIDAERRLLANALLDLLNERFILLSETCIPLFNFTTIYNHLINSNHSFLNSFDDARRIGRGRYNPRMSPAITLPYWRKGSQWFEASRKLAINIISDVTYYPIFRNHCMPPCYVDEHYFPTLVNIICPNLTSNMTVTWTDWSRGGSHPMTFNRNDVTEEFLERIRYGSNCTYNGEMSNVCFLFARKFHPSTLRTLLRIAPKLFGFNV from the exons ATGTTCGATCATATAAAACTCTGGAAAAGAATGCGAAGGTACATCAAAGATGGAAGATACCAAGTCGCTATGACGATAATGTTCGGCGTATTCCTAACCTTTCTTGTCCTAGTTCTTGGTATGATCGTAAATGACCATTTCAAGAAGTTCATTCTATACGAAAACCTACAAAATTCGCCTCTCAATGCATTTCTTCCCTTCTATatgtcaaatatatcaaaactgaATTCGAACCATCGTCGTTTTTCCTCGAACCAGCCTCGATTTAATGATTCGAACATGACATACGACTTGAGATTCAAATGGTTTTCTCCTAAGGATATTTGGCATTCCATGAGTGATCAAGAATTAATGTGGCGAGCATCGATGGTTCCACATTTAAATGAGTATCCTTTTAATAGGGTACCTAAGGTTGCTTTCATGTTTTTAACTAAGGGGAGATTACCCTTGGGGCCCCTTTGggagattttttttaaagggCATGAAGGTCTTTTCACAATCTATATCCATACTTCACCGGAGTTTGGCCGCGAGCCGCCGGAGTCATCGGTCTTTTACAAGCGTAGAATACCTTCCAAG GAAGTTCAATGGGGAGACATAACCATGATCGACGCTGAAAGACGCCTTCTAGCAAATGCGCTACTCGACTTGTTAAACGAGAGATTCATCCTCTTATCAGAAACATGCATACCTTTGTTCAACTTCACCACCATCTACAACCACTTAATAAACTCCAACCATAGCTTTCTCAACTCCTTCGACGATGCGCGAAGAATCGGTCGAGGCCGATATAACCCTAGAATGTCACCTGCAATAACGTTACCCTATTGGCGAAAAGGGTCTCAATGGTTCGAAGCCAGCAGAAAACTAGCAATAAATATTATTTCAGATGTCACCTATTACCCTATTTTTCGGAACCATTGCATGCCACCATGTTATGTTGATGAACATTATTTTCCTACCTTGGTCAATATAATCTGTCCGAATTTAACGTCGAATATGACGGTTACGTGGACGGATTGGTCGAGAGGTGGTTCGCACCCTATGACATTTAATAGAAATGATGTTACCGAAGAGTTTCTTGAACGTATAAGATATGGCTCGAATTGCACCTACAATGGTGAAATGAGCAATGTTTGTTTCCTTTTTGCTAGAAAGTTTCATCCTAGTACTTTACGAACTTTGCTTAGGATTGCGCCAAAGCTTTTTGGGTTTAATGTTTGA